A stretch of the Thiomicrorhabdus indica genome encodes the following:
- a CDS encoding methyl-accepting chemotaxis protein, with protein MKNKSLKTKIIVIASAIGGLVAVIIAITLYLNNVVPLKEKVSKELISNMESFVETQIFQKVQGGIMGATAVAIDPRVAEALAIEERGDLLKRFAKIRDQYKGQTNYKNIQTQLITADGRSLIKSWELDSYGQNLANSPLVQKLINEKQAFGSLAVGALGVSIIAMSPVLEGDEFLGGIAMIQGLASVRKNFTAQTGGEWLLLVDREYISDKYGEMPVIEKNTSFNERFIVANDRWFKEDVINLVKSNYQQTTGINQNIYFHHQKIIIDLPAMDETNQPFGRHIFVMDEKEYYGPINEAMNSALIAIIGIVLGIFLLTTVLVVVFSKIVINPLINMQSSIKKIVSTGNFDIRNSVESEDEIGQTSEALNSLLHQISIIIKDSNIAVKAISEGDFSKIIDGTYAGNLAELQEGINSSVTNIDSVIQQISKVIHAMKVADFNISIENNTKGQFFEILKDSEQAINSTNNIISEINLVMESMQKGDFSLRVSIDASGELNTLKEHINQSMDSLNSAIQEISSVASSMSQGDLTRTVNNEYHGELSALKEAMNLSLEKLGESIGLAISSANIVTSEAEKVSLGADNLNTRLQQQASAVEQTSATMEQMNSAVQNNTETTDSVAKVMQKVQGQANEAAQIMKSTIDSMDSIQESSQQISEIVTLIDSISFQTNLLALNAAVEAARAGEHGRGFAVVASEVRSLAQKSADAAKDIKNLIDSSVQRVSQGSVLASQSGDAIKQITASIEEVSNMIYQVNTASHEQAQGIGQVHNAINEIDSATQENAALVEQTSSSTSHMTQQAVELKQNMELFKTVSSLPDRTTTQKALVTNKDKMLKLEKPSDSWSDF; from the coding sequence ATGAAAAATAAGTCTCTTAAAACAAAAATTATCGTGATTGCATCGGCAATTGGTGGGTTAGTTGCGGTTATCATCGCAATAACGCTTTATCTTAATAACGTGGTGCCACTAAAAGAAAAAGTCTCAAAAGAGCTTATTTCAAATATGGAGTCTTTTGTAGAAACGCAAATTTTTCAAAAAGTCCAAGGTGGCATTATGGGAGCCACTGCGGTGGCGATTGACCCTCGGGTTGCTGAAGCTCTTGCTATAGAAGAAAGAGGGGATTTATTAAAGCGGTTTGCAAAGATTCGAGATCAATATAAAGGGCAAACGAATTATAAAAATATTCAAACGCAGTTAATCACCGCTGATGGACGTTCCTTAATCAAGTCGTGGGAACTTGATAGTTATGGTCAAAACCTTGCAAACAGCCCACTTGTTCAGAAGTTGATAAATGAAAAGCAAGCCTTTGGTTCCCTTGCAGTTGGCGCTTTAGGGGTATCAATTATTGCAATGTCTCCGGTGCTTGAAGGCGATGAGTTTTTAGGTGGAATTGCCATGATTCAGGGACTGGCCTCCGTTCGAAAAAACTTTACAGCACAAACCGGTGGAGAGTGGCTTCTGCTTGTTGACCGTGAATATATAAGCGACAAATATGGAGAAATGCCTGTCATTGAGAAAAACACCTCTTTTAATGAACGATTTATTGTTGCGAATGATCGGTGGTTTAAAGAAGACGTCATAAACTTGGTCAAAAGTAATTATCAACAAACAACGGGAATCAATCAAAATATCTATTTTCATCATCAAAAAATCATAATTGATTTACCTGCCATGGATGAGACAAACCAACCATTTGGTCGCCATATCTTTGTCATGGATGAAAAAGAGTACTATGGTCCAATTAATGAAGCTATGAATTCAGCTTTGATTGCCATTATAGGTATCGTGCTAGGTATTTTCCTCTTAACGACCGTGCTGGTGGTTGTTTTTAGTAAGATTGTCATCAATCCTTTGATCAATATGCAAAGTTCTATTAAAAAGATTGTTTCGACTGGAAATTTTGATATCAGAAATTCGGTTGAATCGGAAGATGAAATTGGTCAGACTTCTGAAGCTTTGAATTCATTACTCCATCAGATAAGCATCATCATTAAAGATTCAAACATAGCCGTCAAGGCAATTTCTGAAGGTGATTTTTCGAAAATAATCGATGGAACCTATGCAGGTAACTTGGCTGAACTTCAAGAAGGGATTAATTCAAGTGTAACGAATATCGATTCTGTCATACAGCAAATTTCTAAAGTCATTCATGCAATGAAAGTAGCTGATTTCAATATTTCAATTGAAAACAATACAAAAGGTCAGTTCTTCGAAATCTTGAAAGATTCGGAACAAGCGATTAATTCCACCAATAACATTATTTCTGAGATTAATCTTGTGATGGAAAGTATGCAGAAAGGTGATTTCTCATTAAGAGTATCAATTGACGCGAGCGGAGAATTAAATACGCTAAAAGAGCATATAAATCAGTCAATGGATTCACTAAACAGTGCGATTCAAGAAATTTCTTCAGTTGCCTCTTCTATGAGTCAAGGAGATTTAACTCGTACTGTCAATAATGAATATCATGGAGAACTTAGTGCTCTCAAAGAGGCGATGAATCTATCTCTTGAAAAACTGGGTGAAAGTATTGGTTTGGCAATCAGTTCGGCAAATATTGTGACCAGTGAGGCTGAAAAGGTCTCTTTGGGTGCGGATAATTTAAATACTCGTTTACAGCAGCAAGCGTCTGCTGTAGAGCAAACTTCTGCAACGATGGAACAAATGAACTCAGCGGTTCAGAATAACACCGAAACGACTGATAGCGTTGCAAAAGTCATGCAAAAAGTTCAAGGCCAAGCGAATGAAGCGGCTCAAATTATGAAGTCGACAATTGATTCGATGGATAGTATCCAAGAGTCTAGTCAGCAAATCTCTGAAATTGTCACCTTGATTGATAGCATCTCTTTCCAGACAAATTTATTGGCTTTAAATGCTGCTGTGGAAGCTGCAAGAGCAGGAGAGCATGGTAGAGGTTTTGCTGTGGTGGCGAGTGAAGTAAGAAGTTTGGCTCAAAAGTCAGCAGATGCAGCGAAAGATATCAAAAATTTAATTGATTCGAGTGTGCAGAGAGTGAGTCAAGGAAGCGTATTAGCTAGTCAGTCAGGTGATGCTATTAAGCAAATCACGGCTTCAATTGAAGAGGTGAGTAATATGATTTACCAAGTAAATACTGCCTCTCATGAGCAAGCTCAGGGTATTGGTCAGGTACACAATGCAATCAATGAAATTGATTCCGCAACACAAGAGAATGCTGCGCTTGTTGAGCAAACCTCAAGCTCAACATCTCATATGACGCAACAGGCCGTAGAACTCAAACAGAATATGGAGTTATTTAAAACCGTTTCTTCATTGCCAGACAGAACAACTACCCAAAAAGCTTTAGTGACGAACAAGGATAAAATGCTTAAGCTTGAGAAACCATCTGATTCGTGGTCAGATTTTTAA